In Streptomyces sp. HUAS ZL42, the DNA window GCCAAAACCTCCCAGGCGCTGCTTTCGGGTCTTCCGTAAAACCACGTATACGGATACGTAGGTCGCACTTGGCCGAGGGGAAATAGGGGGTCGCCCTGGAAGTCGGGCGCTCGGTGATTTCTCGGGTCAGGTCGTCAACTTCTTGACAGACAAATGGTCATCCTGAATTACTTGGCCTCGCCGCACTCAAACCGAATGTTCGGTCGGTCCATGGGGGTGGAAGGACATGATCCAGTCCATGCGCCCGGCTCCCGGCCCGATGCCGACGACGTCCACCGACGGCCGTCCGCGCCGCCCGCACGGCGAGCGCGGTGGAGGCACGGACGGAGGCATCCACATGAGGCTACGTCAGATCGCCGAGAACACCGTGGCCGTGGCGAACACCCCGACGGGCACCGTGCTCGTCGACGCCACCTGCCCGCACCGGGGAGGCCTGCTGCGCCACGGCCACGTGGACCGTGCGGGCACCCGTCTGGTGTGCCCGCTGCACCACTCCGCCTTCAGCCTGACCGACGGCACCCAACTCTCCGGGCCGGCCTGCCGCGCCCTGCGTGTACGTCACCAGGAGTGAGCCACAGCAATGTGCTTCGGCACCAGCCGGCATCGAACCCGCTTCCCCACCACTCATCGGAGTCGCACCATGCCTCGCCTCACCTGGCGCGGATTCTTCCGGCGCGCCACACTGGCCGCCGCACGACCTGCTGTGCGACTGCGCCCGCCGGGCCCCATGCGCACTCCCGTCCTGGCGGTCGGCGACGGCGCCCTGGGCTTCTGGAAGGCCCTCACGGAGGTGTTCCCCGGAACCCGCGAGCAGAGGTGCTGGGTTCATAAACCGCAAATGTGCTCGACTCCATGCCGAAGTCCGCGCAGCCCGGCGCGACCCTGCGCACCACGAACCCGAGCGAGTTGACCTTCTCCACCGTCCGGCTGCGGACCAAGGTCACCCGCGGCGCCGACTTCCGCACCGCCGACTTGGCGATGGCGGGCCGTGAACGCACCCCACCTCGTCGCCCTCGTCCGAAACGGAGCCCGCTTCGAACGCGGCGTCCTCATACAGCGTGAGGAGGCCAGTGCAGCATGACCGATCAGGTGAAAGGCCCGCTGCTGGTCCTTCGATGTCGACGGGCCGCTCCTTCTGTTCGGCCAGGACCGCAGCGCGAGCCGAAAGACGCAGACCCCCACCCCCACCTGGCGCGGCTCAACCCCGAGCCGGAACCTGGCAGATGCTTCACGAACACTGTGAGTGATTACGTGTTTTCACCGATGCCAGGGAGTCACACGGCGAAGAAACTCGTTCACGAGCCGCACATCGGCGCAGGCCGGACGCTCTCGGGCGCCTTCGCTTGCGAGTCGGAGCCGGTTCAGCCGACCGCCGTGTCGCCGGCCGGCGAGCAGCACCAGAGCGGTACAGGGAAGGCAACGCGTGAACCGTCAGCAAGTGGAATTCCATGCCTCATGCGGGCACTTGATCTCAGCCCCAGCCGACCGTGCCGGGCAGAACGTCCGTTGCCCCCACTGCCACCGGGTAGTCCCGGCTCCGGCTGCCGATGTTCCGT includes these proteins:
- a CDS encoding Rieske (2Fe-2S) protein — protein: MIQSMRPAPGPMPTTSTDGRPRRPHGERGGGTDGGIHMRLRQIAENTVAVANTPTGTVLVDATCPHRGGLLRHGHVDRAGTRLVCPLHHSAFSLTDGTQLSGPACRALRVRHQE